A stretch of Fusobacterium periodonticum ATCC 33693 DNA encodes these proteins:
- the topA gene encoding type I DNA topoisomerase produces MLELAKKLDKNKLVIVESPAKAKTIEKILGSSYKVISSYGHIIDLPKTKIGVDVKDNFKPSYLTIKGKGEVIKKLKEAAKKADVIYLASDPDREGESIAWHIANTLKLDHNEKNRIEFNEITEKAIKEAVKNPRKINIARVNSQQARRILDRLVGYEISPFLWKLISPNTSAGRVQSVALKIICELEDKIKSFVPEKYWDVKGIFDEKYNLNLYKIDDKKIDKLKDEKLLERIKKDLKKKYEVISSKITNKTKNPPLPLKTSTLQQLASSYLGFSASKTMTVAQKLYEGISINGEHKGLITYMRTDSTRISEEAKEMARKYIVKEYGKEYLGSASPKTKKNDKNVQDAHEGVRPTDINLTPQSIMQFLDKDQFKLYNLIWQRFLISQLAAMKYEQFEYILEKDKIQYRGSINKIIFDGYYKVFKEEEDLPVGDFPEIKEGDKFTLDKLDIKEDYTKPPARLTESSLVKTLEAEGIGRPSTYASIIDTLKKREYVELQNKSFVPTEIGYEVKTQLDKFFPNIMNIKFTAKLEDELDEVDSGDKDWIDLLKTFYTELQKYEEKCKASVEKELEKLVESDIIGKDGKPLIMKIGRFGRYLTSQDEDSKENISLKGVEISLEEIKSGKIYVKDKIEELLKKKEGEKTDIILENGARLILKYGRFGAYLESEKFKEDNVRKTIPKDIKTKIENNTVERKNGILCLKDIFEKIEKENAAILKKAGKCEKCGKPFEIKSGRWGKFLACTGYPECKNIKKIEKK; encoded by the coding sequence GTGTTAGAATTGGCTAAAAAGTTGGATAAGAATAAATTAGTAATAGTTGAATCACCAGCTAAAGCTAAAACAATAGAGAAAATTTTAGGTTCTTCATATAAGGTAATCTCATCTTATGGACATATAATTGATTTACCTAAGACTAAAATTGGTGTTGATGTGAAAGATAATTTTAAACCTTCTTATCTTACTATAAAAGGTAAGGGAGAAGTTATAAAAAAATTAAAAGAAGCTGCAAAGAAAGCTGATGTAATATATCTTGCATCCGACCCTGATAGAGAAGGAGAATCTATAGCTTGGCATATAGCTAATACTCTAAAGCTAGATCATAATGAAAAAAATAGAATAGAATTTAATGAAATCACTGAAAAAGCAATAAAAGAAGCAGTAAAGAATCCTAGAAAAATTAATATAGCTAGAGTTAATTCTCAACAAGCTAGAAGAATTTTAGACAGACTAGTAGGTTATGAAATAAGTCCATTTTTATGGAAACTTATTTCTCCAAATACAAGTGCTGGAAGGGTTCAATCAGTGGCATTAAAAATTATATGTGAATTAGAAGACAAGATTAAGAGCTTTGTTCCTGAAAAATATTGGGATGTAAAAGGTATCTTTGATGAAAAATACAATCTAAACCTATATAAAATTGATGATAAAAAAATTGATAAATTAAAAGATGAAAAATTACTTGAAAGAATCAAAAAAGATTTAAAGAAAAAGTATGAAGTTATTTCATCTAAAATAACTAATAAAACTAAAAATCCACCATTGCCACTAAAAACTAGTACTTTACAACAGTTAGCTTCTTCATATTTAGGGTTTTCTGCAAGTAAAACTATGACAGTGGCACAAAAGCTATATGAAGGTATAAGTATAAATGGAGAACATAAAGGGCTTATCACATATATGAGAACTGATTCTACTAGAATTTCTGAAGAAGCTAAAGAAATGGCGAGAAAATATATAGTTAAGGAATATGGTAAAGAGTATTTAGGCTCAGCAAGCCCTAAAACAAAAAAGAATGATAAGAATGTTCAAGATGCCCATGAAGGGGTTAGACCAACTGATATTAATTTAACTCCACAAAGTATAATGCAATTTTTAGATAAAGACCAATTTAAGCTATATAATTTAATTTGGCAAAGATTTTTAATATCTCAACTTGCTGCTATGAAATATGAGCAATTTGAATATATCTTAGAAAAAGATAAAATACAATATAGAGGAAGCATTAATAAAATAATTTTTGATGGTTACTATAAGGTATTTAAAGAAGAAGAAGATTTACCTGTAGGAGATTTTCCTGAAATTAAAGAAGGAGATAAATTTACTCTTGATAAATTAGATATCAAAGAAGACTATACGAAACCTCCTGCAAGACTTACAGAATCTTCTTTAGTTAAGACACTTGAAGCAGAAGGAATTGGTAGACCATCTACTTATGCAAGTATCATAGATACTTTAAAAAAGAGAGAATATGTTGAATTACAAAATAAAAGTTTTGTTCCAACAGAAATAGGTTATGAAGTTAAGACTCAACTTGATAAATTCTTTCCTAATATAATGAATATTAAATTTACAGCTAAGCTAGAAGATGAACTAGATGAAGTTGATAGTGGGGATAAGGATTGGATAGATTTATTAAAAACTTTCTATACTGAACTACAAAAATATGAAGAAAAATGTAAGGCTAGTGTGGAAAAAGAATTAGAAAAATTGGTTGAATCTGATATTATTGGTAAAGATGGAAAACCTTTAATAATGAAAATTGGAAGATTCGGAAGATACCTTACTTCACAAGATGAAGATAGTAAAGAAAATATTTCTTTAAAAGGTGTTGAAATTTCTCTTGAAGAGATCAAAAGTGGGAAGATTTATGTTAAAGATAAAATCGAAGAACTATTGAAGAAAAAAGAGGGAGAAAAGACAGATATTATTTTGGAAAATGGAGCTAGATTAATCCTTAAATATGGAAGATTTGGAGCTTATTTAGAAAGTGAAAAATTTAAAGAAGATAATGTTAGAAAAACTATTCCAAAGGATATTAAAACTAAGATTGAAAACAATACTGTAGAGAGAAAAAATGGCATTTTATGTTTAAAAGATATTTTTGAAAAAATAGAAAAAGAAAATGCTGCAATCTTAAAAAAAGCTGGGAAATGTGAAAAATGTGGTAAACCATTTGAAATAAAAAGTGGAAGATGGGGGAAATTTTTAGCTTGTACTGGCTATCCTGAATGTAAGAACATAAAGAAGATAGAAAAAAAATAA